The genomic region CTTCTTATAACCCTGTTTGTTTTCGCTAAGGACACCGTTTACTGCAAGAAATACTTCTTCTGAAATCAGCTGTTCATGCTTTCCACGTATGATTTCTCCATCATCTAGCAAGGAATGAGTGATGAACCCACAGTAAAAAGGATTCCGGAATATTCTTGATAACAAAGGTGGAGTCAGTTTTAATCCCATTGGGATCAATCGCTGTATGATGGCTTCATGCGTCAGGTTTTCATTGAACTTCCATAGGAAAGCCTGTTTAATTAATTTCCCCAATGGACCGATAAAACATTGTGGTTTATCATGGTCGTGCTGCTTTTACCTGAAACATAATCCTTGATATACCCAATCGTTGGCTTACCAATCCATTCGCCTTTACGTAATTTCTTCTTTTGTCCTTCAATGATTCGGTCCCTCCTCTGTTCATTTTCCATCTCAGCAAACATGAGATACAAATTCTGTGAGAGACGGCCACTAGGAGTTTGGTCATCTACACTTTGTGTGGCAGCATGAACCTTAATACCCTTTTTCCTCAATGATTTCAGAAGACCGATATCTCCGGACCGTGTGAACCTGTCATAAGAATAAACAACAATGTTTCCAATATGATTCTTATAGCAAAACTGAAGCATTTCCTTGAAAACAATTCGGTCATCTGTAGTTGCAGATTCTTTCGCATTAAAAGTCTTAATGAGGTCGAATTTATTCTGCTTACATAAATTCACGCAAACGTTATCCTGCCAATCCAGGCTATCTTGTTGTTCTGTCGAACATCGGTTATAAATGACTGCCCGATTGTTTTCAATTGTTTTGTCCTCTGAGCATTTAATCGCAAATTTCTGTAACCATTCAGGTAAATTGCTTTCTTTGTTATTATTATCCATGACTTTTAATCATAAATAGTTGCAAATTTTTCAGGATCCGTGATCCTGATCAACATCACCCACATGTAGCTTATGCAATAGCAGGCAGAGTTCCTTTAAGCTCTCGGAAATCTTGCACAATTCTTCATCAGTGCAGTTCTTGTAACCGGTTAGTGACTTCAGCATTTCAATAGTTACTTTCGGTTCATTTAATACTCCTTTATTATGTTCGCTTGCATTCATAGCCTGATAAATATTATTTTTAACTAACTCGGTTTTATAATTTATAATTTATAATTTCGTCTCGATAGTGAAACAATCATTTCGTTCAACTATTGATGATATGTCGAAAGCTAAACCATCCAAAAAAGTAAAATCCCACGGTGGTGCGCGTGCCAAATCGGGCCGAAAACCGGTGACCGATAAAAAAGTTGGTTTTACAATCTATGTGGAACAATCGATACTGAATGCCAATGGTGATATGGATGAGACAAGGCGTGATTGTTATGAATTCCTGAAGAAACGTGCTCAGGAAAAATCTGGAGGTGAGTAAACAGACTCCGCCTTTAAAATATTATTTCCTGATTTGCATGGAATAATCAATCATTCTTATCGAATGATTGATTCACCACCATCACCATTTTTCAATTCAACTTTTCTGTAGTAAATCAACCTGATTCGCTTTTCCACCATGATATAATAGTCAATTTGAATCCCATCGTATTCGAATCTGCATTTATAGAAAATGGCCTTAGTGGAAAACAAATCCAGATATGCTTCAGATAGATCATCTCTTTTGTTTAGATGGGATTCAAAATCGGTACGATCAATAAAAACAGCATCCTTTCCCTTAATTAGCTCTTCTATTCTGTCCTTGATGAACAAATAAATTGGACCGGATCCTTCCTCTTCGTGAATAGGGAAATACTCAGGAAAAAAATAAGTTACTCTATAAAGAAGTTTTCGGTACTTATGCTCCACTTTAGTTTTCATTGGTAGTATCCTCCTCCAGAAGAGGCAGGTTCAATGCCTCAATTCCTTTAACTGATGATCCCGCAATAGCGCGAAATGAACCAAACATTTCTGAAGTACATTGACCTACCAGCTCAATCGCTTTTTCGCGTTCCTTCCAGAGGCGTGTCATAGCTCTCTTCTCCTGATCCAGGTTAGTTTTCAATCGTGTAAAACTTTCAACAATGGTCCGGATTTGCAGCGTGAACTCTGGTCCCGTGAGATAGTCATACAGATTGCTCATTTTATCGGATTTATTTTCCCCGGAAGTCTTTAGTTCGTGATATCGCAATAAAGAATCGCGAAGCACAAACAACAACTGCTGAACTTCCTTGAAACTGCAAACCCAAACACCATCGCGTAAACCGAAATGGGGCATATCAGCAGGCATGGCTTCTGTAACCAGTACCGCAATATCGGCTTTGTGATTACGCTGATCCTCCTTGAGCTTCTGAATCCAGTTGTTGCTAAAGTTCTTGGTTCGCTTTATTTCTAAGGCAATCGTCCCCGCATCTTTTTGCAGTGTTGTACGGACACCCATCAATAAATCAGCACCGTTTGTGCCTTTTGAAATTTCCGTAATACAATCATCCGGGTACTTTCTGCGAAGGTCATTTTCCAGCTCCAGCTCTGCCACTTCACCCTGCAGTTGCATTGAGCCCTGATCGGCTTTTTGCTGTGCTTCCGTCAACTGTTTCTTTAATTGCTGTATGATATTTTCCTTTTCGGCAATTTTCAGATTTGACCGGGCTTCTGTT from Bacteroidota bacterium harbors:
- a CDS encoding recombinase family protein: MDNNNKESNLPEWLQKFAIKCSEDKTIENNRAVIYNRCSTEQQDSLDWQDNVCVNLCKQNKFDLIKTFNAKESATTDDRIVFKEMLQFCYKNHIGNIVVYSYDRFTRSGDIGLLKSLRKKGIKVHAATQSVDDQTPSGRLSQNLYLMFAEMENEQRRDRIIEGQKKKLRKGEWIGKPTIGYIKDYVSGKSSTTMINHNVLSVHWGN
- a CDS encoding DUF2130 domain-containing protein, which produces MNQETSNIRCPKCGIDINVNKVLYHQLHFEAEKEFEQKNAQISKERMDLERLRTDIQLTIEKGVSEKLSKEKMVLEKRLRDQINVEKSGELESLQEQLKEKIGEARELNRIKAEFLKLAREKDELREKIELESEEKLNKQLEDARLKLVQETEARSNLKIAEKENIIQQLKKQLTEAQQKADQGSMQLQGEVAELELENDLRRKYPDDCITEISKGTNGADLLMGVRTTLQKDAGTIALEIKRTKNFSNNWIQKLKEDQRNHKADIAVLVTEAMPADMPHFGLRDGVWVCSFKEVQQLLFVLRDSLLRYHELKTSGENKSDKMSNLYDYLTGPEFTLQIRTIVESFTRLKTNLDQEKRAMTRLWKEREKAIELVGQCTSEMFGSFRAIAGSSVKGIEALNLPLLEEDTTNEN